TTGGCCAGGTCGTACACGGCCGGCATCAGCTTCTTGCGGGACAGATCGCCGGTCACCCCGAAGATGACGAGCCCGGAGGGGCCGGCGATCCTGGGCAGACGGCGGTCGCGCGCGTCACGGAGCGGATTGGTGAAGTCGGGGTCGGTGTGCTCCGTGTGCGGGGCGGCCCGGCCGCTCACCCCGGTCTGCTCGACCCCGGCGGCCTCCTGCGCCGCCCGGGCCTCCTTGTCCTCCTTGGTTCCGATGGTCTCCTGCTCGGCCGTCTGGGGGATGCCCTCAGTCATTCCGCGTCAACTCCCTTGCTGTTCAAGGACTTGGTGACCGCGTCCAGCAGGTCCTGCCAGGCCACCTCGAACTTGGCGACGCCTTCGTCCTCCAGTTGCCGCACCACCTCGTCGTACGAAATGCCGAGCCGCTCAACGGCCGCCAGGTCGGCGCGCGCCTGGGCGTAACCGCCGGTGACGGTGTCGCCCTGGACGTCACCGTGGTCGGCGACGGCGTTCAGCGTGGCCTCCGGCATGGTGTTGACCGTGCCGGGGGCGACCAGTTCGTCCACGTACAGGGTGTCCTTGTAAGCGGGGTCCTTCACACCGGTGGAGGCCCAAAGGGGGCGCTGCCGGTTCGCACGGGCACCGCCCAGGGTCTGCCAGCGCGGCCCGGCGAAGACCTCTTCGTACGCCTCGTAGGCGAGCCGCGCGTTGGCCAGGGCCGCCCTGCCCTTCAGGGCGAGGGCCTCGTCCGTGCCCAGCAGCGTCAGCCGCTTGTCGATCTCGGAGTCGACACGGGAGACGAAGAAGGACGCGACCGAGTGGACGGCCGACAGGTCGAGACCGGCCGCCTGCGCCTTCTCCAGGCCGGCGATATAGGCGTCCATCACCTCGCGGTAGCGCTCCAGGGAGAAGATCAGCGTCACGTTCACGCTGATGCCCGCGCCGATCACCTCGGTGATCGCCGGCAGGCCGGCCTTCGTCGCCGGGATCTTGATCATCACGTTGGGGCGGTCCACCAGCCAGGCCAGCTGCCGGGCCTCGGCGACGGTCGCCGCGGTGTTGTGGGCCAGCCGCGGGTCGACCTCGATGGACACCCGGCCGTCCCGGCCGCCGGTGGCGTCGTACACCGGCAGCAGGACGTCGGCGGCGGCCCGGACGTCGGCCGTCGTCGTCATCCGGACGGCCTCGTCGACGGTGACGCCCCGCACCGCCAGGTCGGCGAGCTGCTCCTCGTAGCCCTCGCCGGAACCGATGGCGGCCTGGAAGATGGACGGGTTGGTGGTGACGCCGACGACGTTCCCCGTCGCCACGAGCCCGGCCAGGTCGCCGGACTCGATCCGCCGGCGGGACAGGTCGTCCAGCCAGATCGACACGCCCTCGTCGGACAGGCGCTTGAGTGCTCCCGCGCTCGCGGTCGCTTCGGTCACAGTGATCATCTTCTTTCGGGCGGTCGGATCAGCCACGGGCGGCGGCGAGGGATTCCCGAGCCGCGGCCACCACGTTCTGGGGGGTGAATCCGTACTCGGCGAACAGGGTCTTGGCGTCGGCGGAGGCGCCGAAGTGCTCCAGGGAGACGATGCGTCCCGCGTCCCCCACGAACCGGTGCCAGGTCAGGCCGATACCGGCCTCGACCGCGACCCGGGCCTTCACGGACGGCGGCAGGACACGCTCGCGGTACTCGCGGGGCTGCTCCTCGAACCACTCCACGGACGGCATGGACACCACCCGCGTGGGCACGCCCGTCGCCTGGAGCTGCTCACGCGCCTCGACGGCGACGTGCACCTCGGAACCGGTGGCGATCAGGATCACCTGCGGCTCGCCGCCTTCCGCCTCGGCCAGCACATAACCGCCGCGTGCCACATCCGGGTTCGCCTCGTACGTGGGCACGCCCTGGCGGGTGAGCGCGAGACCGTGCGGGGCCGGGTCGGTGGTGTGCCGCCTGAGGATCTCGGCCCAGGCGAGCGCGGTCTCGCCCGCGTCGGCCGGGCGTACGACGTTCAGGCCCGGGATGGCCCGCAGCGACGCCAGGTGCTCGACCGGCTGGTGGGTCGGGCCGTCCTCGCCCAGGCCGATGGAGTCGTGCGTCCACACGTACGTCACGGGCAGCTGCATCAGGGCCGACATCCGCACGGCGTTGCGCATGTAGTCGGAGAACACCAGGAAGGTGCCGCCGTAGATGCGCGTGTTGCCGTGCAGCGCGATGCCGTTCATCTCCGCGGCCATGGAGAACTCGCGGATGCCGAAGTGGATCGTCCGGCCGTACGGGTCGGCCTCCGGCAGCGGGTTGCCCTCCGGCAGGAAGGACGACGCCTTGTCGATCGTGGTGTTGTTCGAACCGGCCAGGTCGGCCGAGCCGCCCCACAGCTCGGGGACGACGGCGCCGAGGGCCTGGAGCACCTTGCCGGACGCGGCACGGGTGGCGACCGCCTTGCCCGGCTCGAACACCGGCAGGGCGTCCTCCCAGCCCGCGGGCAGCTCGCCCTTGCTGACCCGGTCGAACGTCGCGGCGCGCTCCGCGTTCTCGCCGCGCCAGGCGGCGATCCGCTTGTCCCAGGCGGCGTGCGCCTCGGCGCCCCGGTCCAGGGCCCTGCGGGTGTGCGCCAGCACCTCGTCGGCGACCTCGAAGGTCTTCTCCGGGTCGAAGCCGAGGAGGCGCTTGGTGGCGGCGACCTCGTCCTCCCCGAGCGCCGAGCCGTGGGAGGCCTCGGTGTTCCGCGCGTTCGGGGCGGGCCAGGCGATGATGGTGCGCATCGCGATGATCGAGGGGCGTCCGGTCTCGGCCTGAGCCTCCTTCAGCGCCGCGTACAGCGCGTGCACGTCGACGTCGCCGTCCTCCCGCGGCGCGATCCGCTGCACGTGCCAGCCGTAGGCCTCGTACCGCTTCAGCACGTCCTCGGAGAACGCGGTCGCGGTGTCGCCCTCGATGGAGATGTGGTTGTCGTCGTAGAGGAAGACCAGGTTGCCGAGCCTCTGGTGGCCGGCCAGCGAGGAGGCCTCGGCGGAGACGCCCTCCTGGAGGTCGCCGTCGGAGACGACGGCCCAGACGGTGTGGTCGAAGGGGGATTCGCCCTCGGGGGCGTCGGGGTCGAACAGGCCGCGCTCGTAGCGGGCGGCCATCGCCATGCCGACCGCGTTCGCGACGCCCTGGCCGAGCGGGCCGGTGGTGGTCTCCACGCCCGCGGTGTGCCCGTACTCGGGGTGGCCGGGCGTCTTGGAGCCGTGCGTGCGGAACGCCTTCAGGTCGTCCAGCTCCAGCTCGTAGCCCGCGAGGTACAGCTGCGTGTAGAGGGTCAGCGACGTGTGGCCGGGGGACAGGACGAAGCGGTCACGTCCGGTCCACTCCGGATCGGCCGGGTCGTGCCGCATCACCTTCTGAAAGATCGTGTAGGCGGCCGGGGCCAGGCTCATCGCGGTGCCGGGGTGGCCGTTTCCGACCCGCTGGACGGCATCGGCCGCCAGCAGACGGGCGGTGTCGACGGCACGCCGGTCGAGTTCGGTCCATTCGAAGCTGTCCGCTGGCTGCGTGCTCATCTTCAAGAAGTCCTCAATAGGAGCGAAGTGGCTGTCTGACGTGTTCAAAACTAAAAGTCTGACTTTTTAGGCGGAAGGTCGCCGTGTGCCAGCCTGTGGTGAAAGTGGGACACCCATTGGCGGCGCGGCAGGCGAGCGGGGCGGTACGAGGCGGACATGGCGGATATGGCAGGCAGAAGCGTCCAAGGCGGCGACGGGATCAGAACGTTCCCCTTCCCGGTCGAGCTGAGTGTCGGCGGCGTCGGCATGCAGGTCGGCCCGATGGGCACCGGCCGCACCTGGCACGCCGACGCGCCCCTGGAGCGCGTGCACCGCATCGACTTCCACGTCGTGCTGCTGTTCGGCGAGGGCCCGGTCCGGCACATGGTCGACTTCACCGAGTACGAGGCCACGGCCGGGGACCTGCTGTGGATCCGCCCGGGGCAGGTCCACCGCTTCTCCCGCACGAGCGAGTACCGCGGAACGGTGCTGACCATGCAGCCGGGCTTCCTGCCCCGCGCGACCGTGGAGGCCACCGGCCTGTACCGCTACGACCTGCCGCCGCTGCTGCGCCCCGACGCGGCCCAACTCGCCGGTCTGCGCAACGCGCTCGGCCAGCTACGGCGCGAGTACGAGGACACGGACACGCTGCCGCTGAGCCTGCACACCGCCGTCCTGCGCCACTCGCTGACGGCGTTCCTGCTGCGGCTCGCCCATCTCGCCGCCAGTTCGGCGGAGTCGGTACGACAGCCGTCCGACTCCCCCTTCACCCTCTTCCGGGACGCCGTGGAGAAGGACTTCGCCACCAACCACAGCGTCAGCGCCTACGCCGACGCGCTCGGCTACTCCCGCCGCACCCTGGTCCGCGCGGTCCGCGCCGCGACCGGCGACACCCCCAAGGCCTTCATCGACAAGCGCGTGGTCCTGGAGGCCAAACGGCTCCTCGCCCACACCGACCTGCCGATCGGCCGGGTCGGCGCGGCGGTCGGCTTCCCCGACGCCGCGAACTTCTCCAAGTTCTTCCACCAGCACACGGACCTGACGCCGGCGGCGTTCCGGGCGGAACTGCGCTGAGGTTACGGAGGCCGGGCAGCGAAAAGGGGCCCCACGCGCGCGTGGAGCCCCCTGCCGGGGACCGTCAGTGCCCGAAGGTGAACCAGTTGACGTTCACGAAGTCCGCCGGCTGTCCGCTGGTGAAGGTCAGATACACGTCGTGCGTGCCCGTCACGGAACTGATGTTCGCCGGGATCGTCCGCCACGACTGCCAGCCGCCGGTGCTGCCCACCGCGAAGCTCCCGATGGGCGCGTTGCTCCGGCTGCCCAGCCGCACCTCGACCAGTCCGCTGACGCCGCCCGCCGCACCGCTCGCGACCCGGGCGCTGAACTGCCGGGCGGCCGTGGAGCCGAAGTTGACGCCCTTGAAGTGCAGCCAGTCGCCGTTCGCCAGCGAGCCGACGTTCTGGCCGCCGCCGGAGTCGGACGTCGTCTCGGTCATCACACCGGACTGGCCGTCGTAGGACTCGGCCTGGATGGTGGAGTAGGCGTCGTGGTTGCCGGTCGGGGGAGGCGTCGTGCCGCCGCCGGAGGACAGCACCTGGACGTAGTCGACGACCATCGGGTGGCCGGGCTGCGTCCCGGCGTCGGGGCCGCCGCCGAACGCGTCGGGGAAGCCGCCGCCCATCGCGACGTTCAGGATGATGAAGAAGCCGTGGTCCGTGGCGTTGCGCCAGGTCGTCGCGTCGACCTGGTTGGCGCGCACGGTATGGAAGTTGACGCCGTCGAGGTAGAAGCGGATCTCCTCGATACTCGTCGAGCGGTCCCACTCCATCCGGTAGGTGTGGAAGCCGGCCTGGCAGGTGGTGCCCTGGCAGGTGGTCGAACTGCCGATGCCGCTCGTCTCGTTGCAGGGGCCGCCCGGCGAGGTGCCGCAGTGCATCGTCGCGAACACCGTGTTCTGGCCCTGGGTGTTCTCCATGATGTCCAGCTCGCCGACGCCCGGCCAGTTCCAGTAGTTGCCGCGGTAGGGGGCGCCCAGCATCCAGAACGCCGGCCAGTAGCCCTTGGCCGCGGCCCCGGTGACGTTCGGCACCTGGATGCGCGACTCCACGCGGAGCTTGCCGCCGGCCGGGGGCTGGAAGTCGGTGCGATTGGTCTCGATGCGGCCGGAGGTCCAGTTGCCGGCGCCGTCACGCCGCGGGGTGATGCGCAGATTGCCGTTGCCGTCGAGCGAGACGTTGTCCGTGCTGCTCGTCATCGTCTCGATCTCGCCGGTGCCCCAGTTGGCGGGGCCGCCCGGGTAACCCTTGCCGGTCGCGTATTGCCAGTGGGACGTGTTGACGCCGCTGCCGGCCGGGCCGTTGAAGTCGTCGAGGAAGACCTGGCTCCAGCCCGACGGGGGCGGCGGCGCGGAGGCGCTCGCGGACGGAGTCGCGGCGGTGGCGGCGACCGCGGCGAGGCCGAGTGTGCTGACGACGGCGACGAACGCCCGCCGCAAGGGGCGCCGTGCGCGGGGTCTGCCGGAGGTGTCACTCATGTGGGGATGCCTCTCGGATACGAGTGCGGGAGGGTGAGGACGCCCCTGTGAGAGCGCTCTCAAAGTGTCGTCAATGTGCTCCACGCCACCCGGGTCGTCAAGAGGTGAAACCGGGAAAAGTACGCGGCGGTTGATGAGTGCAGGTCCTGAACGGGCTGTGTCGGCCTGGGTGTTGGGGGCCTGACGGAGAACGCGAGGACGAGCAGGAGAAGCAGCCGCAGTGCATGCTGCCACCCGGTGTGGCGTGCCGGCCACCTTGCCCACCGCTGAGGTCTTCCCGACCGCACCATCGCCGATTCCCCCGTCTCAGGCGTCGGGGAGCTCTGCGGGGTTCGACTTACGGCGGGCCGCGACGGTTGTCCCCAGGGGCCGTTGTCACACCCTCCTGCGATGATCACGGCATGGACGTCACCTTGCAGCTGACCATCGACTGCGCCGACCCGGCCAAGCTCGTGACCTTCTGGACCGAGGCCCTCGGATACGTGCCCGAACCGGCCCCCGGCGGGCACCCCACCTGGCGGGCCTACTGGGAGGACATGGGGGTGCCCGCGGAGGAACTGACCGAGGGAGTGGGGGAGACCCCCGAGTCGATCGTCGATCCGGAGGGACGGGGGCCCCGCATCTGGTTCCAGCGGGTGCCGGAGGGCAAGACCGTCAAGAACCGCGTGCATATCGACCTCAAGGTCGGCGGCGGCCGGGGCGTTCCCCTGCCGGAGCGCACCCGGAGAGTCAGGGCGAAGGTGGACCGGCTGACCTCGGCCGGCGCGACGGTGCTGCGGGTCATGGACGAGCCGGACATGGACTACTACGGCGTCGTGCTGCGGGACCCGGAGGACAACGAGTTCTGCGTGGCCTGAGTGCCACCGACCGCTCTGCCGAACCCGCCGCTTCAGGTCCGTTCCGGCTGCCACCCCAGGGCCCGTGAGATCCCGCGCGCCGCCACTCGTACCGCCGGGACCAGCACCGGCACCTGGGCGTCGGCGTGCGGCACCACGATGGACACGGCGGCGGCCACCGAGCCGTCCGCCGTGCGCACCGGCGCGGCCACCGACAGGGCGTCCTCCGTGACCTGACGGTCGCTCACCGCGACGCCGGCCCGGCGCACTTCGGCGAGTGCCCGCCGCAGCCGCGCCGGGTCGGTGATCGTGTACGGCGTGAAGGACGCGAGTCCGCCCGCGCAGTACTCCTCCTGGAACTCCGGGTCCCCATGGGCCAGCAGGGCGAGCCCGACGCCGGTGGCGTGCAGCGGCCAGCGGGCGCCGACGCGGATGTGCACGCCGACCGCCGAGCGCCCCGACAGCCACTCGATGTAGACGACGTCCGAGCCGTCCCGCACCGCCAGCTGCACGTTCTCGTGCGTCGCCTCGTACAGGTCCTCCAGGTACGGCAGCGCGATCTGCCGCAGGGCGAGGCCGCGCGGCGCCAGTGCGGCGATCTCCCACAGCCGGAGCCCGACGTGGTAGACGCCGGACTCGTCCCGTTCCAGGGCACCCCATTCGGTGAGCGCGCCCACCAGCCGGTGGGCGGTGGTCAGGCTCAGCCCGGCCCGCCGGCTGATGTCGGTCAGGCACAGGGCCGGGTGCTCGTGGTCGAAGGCCGCGAGGACGGACAGCAGCCGGTCGGTCGCCGTGGGCGCGCCCCCTGTGCCGGAGGAGCCGAGAACTCGGGGCAGAGCGGTCATGGCCGGGTGTCTCCCGGGTGGGCGAGGTCGTAGGGGCGGGGGTAGGAGGTCGGCCGGTACGGGACGTAACGGGGCTCGGCCGTCGGATCCGCCGCCGTCGCACGGGAGTTGAGGGCGCCGGGCGAGGCGTCCCAGCGGCCGGTGTCGAGGCGGTGTTCCAGGGTGTGCAGGGCGGCCAGGGTCTCGCCGGGGGTGAACGTGCAGTGGCCGGGGGCGTCGACGTAGGCCTGGCGGAACAGCGGCCCGGAGCCGGCCGCCGTGGCCGCCCGCCGGTAGGCGCTCTCCGCCTGCACCGGTATCAGCGCGTCACCGGTCGTGTGGATGTTCAGCTGGGGGTCGGCGAGCCGGCCGGAGAGCACGCTGGTGTTCCGCATCCACCGCACGGCCGGGGCATCGGCGAAGACGCGGGGTGCCCGGCCCAGGGCCGAGAGGTCGGTACGCAAGGACAGTCCCGCCTCCTTGTAGAGCTCCGTCACCTCTTTGTACAGCGGTGACCTGGCGAGCATCACCCCGTAGTCGACGCCCGTGTTCCACGACGGGTTGCCGCCCGCCCGGCTCTCGGCCTCCTGCCGCCAGCTGAACGCGGGCATCTGGATCAGGCCCCGCACGGCGGTGTACTGGTTGGCCTGCTGCGTCTGCCAGTCCGTGGGGCCCGGCTCGGTCTGCGAGGCGTCGTTGTAGCCGGGGATGTCGTGCAGGGCGGCGGCCAGGGCGATCCGCGCCCGGCCCTCGGGGGTCCGCTGCGCGGCGTCGACCTTCGTGGTGAGCGCCTTCCCGGCGGCGACCGCCTCCGCCTGGCCGGCGAAGCCGGTGAGCCGGATCCCGGAGTCCGGCGCGAGGAGCGTGCGCAGCGCGAACACCGGGTCCAGGGTGCTGTTCCAGTTGGCGACGCCGCCCTGCACCAGCCCGCACATCGACAGGGAACCGTCGAACCGGCCGGCGTGCCGCTCGGCGAGCATCGTCGTGACGAAGCCGCCGTACGAGGTGCCCCAGGCGAGCGTCCGCCGGGCCGCCCCGAACTTCTCGGTGAACAGGTCCAGCGTGGCGAGCTGGTCGGGCACCGCCTCGGTGACGGCCCAGCCGTTCGTCGCGTACGAGGAGCCGATCAGGGCGTAGCCCTCGGCCAGCAGCTTGTCCCGGGCGGCCGCACCCGGGGTGTTCTGGGCCGGGTTGGGGGCTCCGGCCGGGGTGTAGCCGTGGCTGTACAGCAGCACCGTGCCGTTCCAGGACGCGGGTACGTCCATCACGTAGGCGGCGCCGGAGGGGAGCCGGCCCTCCAGATGGGTGTCCCTGGCGGCGGCTTGCGCGGGCAGTGCGGTCGCCAGGGACAGGCAGGCGGTCAGTAAAGCGAGGCGGATCCTCAACGCGGGGTCCCTTCCAGGGTGGGGGTGGTCGCGGCGGGGGAGTCCAGGGCATCGGTGTGCGTCTCGCGCAGCCGCCACACGGTGACGGCGGTGATCGCCGCGCCCGCGCACAGCAGCAGCGAGACGGGCGTGCTGCCGCCCCCGTACGAGGCGAGGAGGCTGCCGGCGATCAGCGGGGAGAACCCGGCGCCGACCAGGGTGGCCGCCTGGTAGCCGAGGGAGGCGCCGGTGTAGCGGACGCGGGTGCCGAACATCTCGGTGAGCAGGGCGCCGAGCGGCCCGTACATCGTGGACTGGGCGACACCGTGACCGAGGGCGAGGGCGAGGATCAGCAGTCCGGGTGAGCCGGAGTCGACCAGCGCCAGGACGGGGAAGGCGAGCGCGGCGGAGGCGACCGCTCCGGCGAGCACGACGGGCCGGCGGCCGACCCGGTCCGACAGCGCGGACGCGGCGGGCAGCACGGCGAGGGCCACGCAGGAGGCGACGGTCACCGCGGTCAGCACCTGCGGGCGGGTGTACCCCTGGTCGACGGCGTAGGAGATCATGAAGCTGGTCAGCAGCGACTGCGTGGTGAACGCGCCGATGCCGACGCACGCGGCCAGCAGCACGGGCTTCGGGCGGCGCAGCACCTCAAGGATCGGCGGCTTGTCCATCGGTTCCCGCTTGACCTGGGCGAACAGCGGGCTCTCGGCGACCTTGAGGCGCACGAACAGCCCGACGGCCAGCAGCACGATGCTCAGCAGGAACGGCACCCGCCAGCCCCAGGAGCGGAACTCGTCGTCGGGCAGGCCGGCGACGATGGTGACCACACCGGCCGACAGCACGGAACCGAGCGGGGCGCCGAGCTGGGTGAAGCTGGACCACAGGCCGCGCCGGGAACCCTGCGTGTGCTCGGCGTGCTCGACGACCATCAGCATCGCGCCGCCCCACTCGCCGCCGATCGCGATGCCCTGCACCACACGCAGGGCGACCAGCAGGACCGGTGCCCAGATGCCGATCGCGTCGTACGTCGGCAGCAGGCCGATGAGGAAGCTGCCGCAGCCCATCAGGACCATGGTCAGCAGCATCATCGACTTGCGGCCGATCCGGTCGCCGAAGTGGCCGAAGACGATGCCGCCGAGCGGGCGGGCGAGATAGCCCGCGGCGAAGGTGCCGAACGCCGCGATGGTGCCGACCGCCGGGTCGGCCTGGGGGAAGAACAGCTCGCCGAAGACGAGCGCGGCGACCGTGCCGTAGACGAGGAAGTCGTAGAACTCGACGGCCGTACCGAGCAGGCCGGAGACGGCCACGCGGCGCAACTGGCGGGAATCGGGGGCGGGTTGAGCGGCGGAGGAGGGGGATGGCTGCACGGGAGCTCCCTGGGGACGGGTCTCGGTTAGCCGGTGAAGTTATGCATCCCTCGTGCAGCCGTCAATCATTTGCACAACATCAGTTCAGTCCGTCCTCGGCGATCCGCAGCAGCAGCGCGTGCAGCGCCTCGCGCTCGGCGGGGTCCAGCGGGCCCAGGAGCTCGTTCGTCACCCGCTGGCCGGCCTCGTCGGTGTCGCGCAGGAACGCGCGGCCGCTCTCGGTCAGCACGACGATCCGGCTGCGGCGGTCGTCGGGGGAGGGGCGGCGCTCGGCGAAGCCCTGCTTCTCCAGGTCGTCGACGAGGCCGACGATCGCGCTCGGGTCGTAGCCGAGCCGGGTGCTCAGCTCGCGCTGGAGGGTGCCCTCGGAGGTGGCGAGGAAGCGCAGCACCGCGTAGTGGCGCAGGCGCAGGCCCGACTCCTGGAGGCAGGCGTTGAACAGCTGCCCCGAGCGCAGGCCCAGGCGGTACAGCAGGTAGCCCGTGTCGGCGTGCAGAGCGCGCATCCACGGCTCGTGCGCGTCGATGGGGGCTGGGTTCTTGACGTGCTGGCGGCTGATGGCGGGCTCCCTGGTCGTGCGGCGGTCTGGCGGTGCTGGGCACAGTCTTGCGCACCCCAGGGTCGGCAACAACTATTGACGTCAACAATTATTGCTCTTAGCTTCGATCTCGAAGCCGCGCCGCATCTCCTGGATGCGCACCACCCGCATCACCATGTGAAGGGACCCGCCCGTGCCCAGCATCGATCTCACCGGCAAGGCCGCCGTCGTCACCGGAAGCGGCCGGGGCCTCGGCCTCGCCTATGCCCACGCCCTGGCCGCCCACGGCGCGTCCGTGGTCGTCAACGACGTCGACGAGGCGGTGGCCGAGGCGGCCGTGAAGTCCATCACCGAGGCGGGCGGCAAGGCCGTGGCGGAGGTGGTCCCGGTCGGTACGACCGAGGCGGCGGACCGGCTGGTCGCCCGCGCGGTCGAGGAGTTCGGCCGGCTGGACGTCCTCGTCACCAACGCGGGCATCCTCCGCGACAAGGTGCTGTGGAAGATGACCGACGAGGACTTCGACGCGGTGATCACCACGCACCTCAAGGGCACCTTCACCTGCGCCCGCGCCGCCGCCGTCCGGATGCGCGAACAGGGCGAGGGCGGCTCGCTGATCCTGGTCGGCTCCCCGGCCGGCCAGCGCGGCAACTTCGGCCAGACGAACTACGCCGCCGCCAAGGCCGGCATCGCGGCGATGGCCCGCACCTGGTCCATGGAGCTGGGCCGCGCGAACATCACCGTCAACGCGATCGTGCCGGTCGCCGCGACCGCGATGACCGAGACGATCCCGGCCTTCGCCCCGTACATCGAGGCCATGCGCGGCGGCGAGCCGCTGCCGGACTTCCTGCGCAAGGGCGAGGGCTTCGGCACCCCCGAGGACTGCGCCGCCCTGGTCCCGTTCCTGGCCTCCGAGGCCGCGCGCGGCGTGACCGGTCAGTGCATCGGCATCGGCGGCGACAAGGTGGCACTCTGGTCGCATCCGCAGGAGATCAGGGCGGCGTACGCCGACGGCGGCTGGACCCCCGGCACCCTGGCGGACGCCTGGCCCACCTCGGTCGGTGCCGAGCTCCAGTCGGTCGGCATCCCGGCGCCGAAGTTCCCGGAGGCGTGATGGACCTGAACGACCTCGTCGCGATCGACGTCCACACCCACGCGGAGGTCTCCTCCAAGGGCCACTCCTCCCTGGACGACGACCTGCACGACGCCTCCTCGGCCTACTTCAAGGTCGAGGGCAAGCGGAAGCCGACCCTGGAGGAGACCGCCGCCTACTACCGCGAGCGGAAGATGGCCGCCGTGATCTTCACGGTGGACGCCGAGTCCGCCACCGGCACGGCGCCCGTCCCCAACGAGGAGGTCGCCGAGGCCGCCGCCGCCAACGCCGACGTCCTCATCCCCTTCGCCTCCATCGACCCCTTCCGCGGGAAGGCCGGCGTGAAGCAGGCCCGGCGCCTGGTGGAGGAGTACGGGGTGAAGGGCTTCA
The genomic region above belongs to Streptomyces coeruleorubidus and contains:
- the tal gene encoding transaldolase, translated to MITVTEATASAGALKRLSDEGVSIWLDDLSRRRIESGDLAGLVATGNVVGVTTNPSIFQAAIGSGEGYEEQLADLAVRGVTVDEAVRMTTTADVRAAADVLLPVYDATGGRDGRVSIEVDPRLAHNTAATVAEARQLAWLVDRPNVMIKIPATKAGLPAITEVIGAGISVNVTLIFSLERYREVMDAYIAGLEKAQAAGLDLSAVHSVASFFVSRVDSEIDKRLTLLGTDEALALKGRAALANARLAYEAYEEVFAGPRWQTLGGARANRQRPLWASTGVKDPAYKDTLYVDELVAPGTVNTMPEATLNAVADHGDVQGDTVTGGYAQARADLAAVERLGISYDEVVRQLEDEGVAKFEVAWQDLLDAVTKSLNSKGVDAE
- a CDS encoding glycoside hydrolase family 16 protein, which encodes MSDTSGRPRARRPLRRAFVAVVSTLGLAAVAATAATPSASASAPPPPSGWSQVFLDDFNGPAGSGVNTSHWQYATGKGYPGGPANWGTGEIETMTSSTDNVSLDGNGNLRITPRRDGAGNWTSGRIETNRTDFQPPAGGKLRVESRIQVPNVTGAAAKGYWPAFWMLGAPYRGNYWNWPGVGELDIMENTQGQNTVFATMHCGTSPGGPCNETSGIGSSTTCQGTTCQAGFHTYRMEWDRSTSIEEIRFYLDGVNFHTVRANQVDATTWRNATDHGFFIILNVAMGGGFPDAFGGGPDAGTQPGHPMVVDYVQVLSSGGGTTPPPTGNHDAYSTIQAESYDGQSGVMTETTSDSGGGQNVGSLANGDWLHFKGVNFGSTAARQFSARVASGAAGGVSGLVEVRLGSRSNAPIGSFAVGSTGGWQSWRTIPANISSVTGTHDVYLTFTSGQPADFVNVNWFTFGH
- a CDS encoding IclR family transcriptional regulator, producing the protein MTALPRVLGSSGTGGAPTATDRLLSVLAAFDHEHPALCLTDISRRAGLSLTTAHRLVGALTEWGALERDESGVYHVGLRLWEIAALAPRGLALRQIALPYLEDLYEATHENVQLAVRDGSDVVYIEWLSGRSAVGVHIRVGARWPLHATGVGLALLAHGDPEFQEEYCAGGLASFTPYTITDPARLRRALAEVRRAGVAVSDRQVTEDALSVAAPVRTADGSVAAAVSIVVPHADAQVPVLVPAVRVAARGISRALGWQPERT
- a CDS encoding alpha/beta hydrolase family protein — encoded protein: MRIRLALLTACLSLATALPAQAAARDTHLEGRLPSGAAYVMDVPASWNGTVLLYSHGYTPAGAPNPAQNTPGAAARDKLLAEGYALIGSSYATNGWAVTEAVPDQLATLDLFTEKFGAARRTLAWGTSYGGFVTTMLAERHAGRFDGSLSMCGLVQGGVANWNSTLDPVFALRTLLAPDSGIRLTGFAGQAEAVAAGKALTTKVDAAQRTPEGRARIALAAALHDIPGYNDASQTEPGPTDWQTQQANQYTAVRGLIQMPAFSWRQEAESRAGGNPSWNTGVDYGVMLARSPLYKEVTELYKEAGLSLRTDLSALGRAPRVFADAPAVRWMRNTSVLSGRLADPQLNIHTTGDALIPVQAESAYRRAATAAGSGPLFRQAYVDAPGHCTFTPGETLAALHTLEHRLDTGRWDASPGALNSRATAADPTAEPRYVPYRPTSYPRPYDLAHPGDTRP
- a CDS encoding helix-turn-helix domain-containing protein; translated protein: MAGRSVQGGDGIRTFPFPVELSVGGVGMQVGPMGTGRTWHADAPLERVHRIDFHVVLLFGEGPVRHMVDFTEYEATAGDLLWIRPGQVHRFSRTSEYRGTVLTMQPGFLPRATVEATGLYRYDLPPLLRPDAAQLAGLRNALGQLRREYEDTDTLPLSLHTAVLRHSLTAFLLRLAHLAASSAESVRQPSDSPFTLFRDAVEKDFATNHSVSAYADALGYSRRTLVRAVRAATGDTPKAFIDKRVVLEAKRLLAHTDLPIGRVGAAVGFPDAANFSKFFHQHTDLTPAAFRAELR
- a CDS encoding MFS transporter translates to MQPSPSSAAQPAPDSRQLRRVAVSGLLGTAVEFYDFLVYGTVAALVFGELFFPQADPAVGTIAAFGTFAAGYLARPLGGIVFGHFGDRIGRKSMMLLTMVLMGCGSFLIGLLPTYDAIGIWAPVLLVALRVVQGIAIGGEWGGAMLMVVEHAEHTQGSRRGLWSSFTQLGAPLGSVLSAGVVTIVAGLPDDEFRSWGWRVPFLLSIVLLAVGLFVRLKVAESPLFAQVKREPMDKPPILEVLRRPKPVLLAACVGIGAFTTQSLLTSFMISYAVDQGYTRPQVLTAVTVASCVALAVLPAASALSDRVGRRPVVLAGAVASAALAFPVLALVDSGSPGLLILALALGHGVAQSTMYGPLGALLTEMFGTRVRYTGASLGYQAATLVGAGFSPLIAGSLLASYGGGSTPVSLLLCAGAAITAVTVWRLRETHTDALDSPAATTPTLEGTPR
- a CDS encoding VOC family protein; protein product: MDVTLQLTIDCADPAKLVTFWTEALGYVPEPAPGGHPTWRAYWEDMGVPAEELTEGVGETPESIVDPEGRGPRIWFQRVPEGKTVKNRVHIDLKVGGGRGVPLPERTRRVRAKVDRLTSAGATVLRVMDEPDMDYYGVVLRDPEDNEFCVA
- the tkt gene encoding transketolase, with amino-acid sequence MSTQPADSFEWTELDRRAVDTARLLAADAVQRVGNGHPGTAMSLAPAAYTIFQKVMRHDPADPEWTGRDRFVLSPGHTSLTLYTQLYLAGYELELDDLKAFRTHGSKTPGHPEYGHTAGVETTTGPLGQGVANAVGMAMAARYERGLFDPDAPEGESPFDHTVWAVVSDGDLQEGVSAEASSLAGHQRLGNLVFLYDDNHISIEGDTATAFSEDVLKRYEAYGWHVQRIAPREDGDVDVHALYAALKEAQAETGRPSIIAMRTIIAWPAPNARNTEASHGSALGEDEVAATKRLLGFDPEKTFEVADEVLAHTRRALDRGAEAHAAWDKRIAAWRGENAERAATFDRVSKGELPAGWEDALPVFEPGKAVATRAASGKVLQALGAVVPELWGGSADLAGSNNTTIDKASSFLPEGNPLPEADPYGRTIHFGIREFSMAAEMNGIALHGNTRIYGGTFLVFSDYMRNAVRMSALMQLPVTYVWTHDSIGLGEDGPTHQPVEHLASLRAIPGLNVVRPADAGETALAWAEILRRHTTDPAPHGLALTRQGVPTYEANPDVARGGYVLAEAEGGEPQVILIATGSEVHVAVEAREQLQATGVPTRVVSMPSVEWFEEQPREYRERVLPPSVKARVAVEAGIGLTWHRFVGDAGRIVSLEHFGASADAKTLFAEYGFTPQNVVAAARESLAAARG